One window of Phycisphaeraceae bacterium genomic DNA carries:
- a CDS encoding SCO family protein has translation MNTVVPASPLEADEGLEGLVIPDFHLVDQFGKPVDQTIFDGRITILDFSFTNCPFVCPGMNAAMLMLQSQLVGTSVRFASISVDPRNDVPEVLKAHADKIGVDHARWTWLTGEEAEIKRIVSESLKFELQDDPSRPITLADGSVMNNIIHPSRLFLIGPERQLLALYPFSDMSALDALKRRAESGARMVQKR, from the coding sequence ATGAATACGGTTGTGCCCGCCTCGCCGCTCGAAGCCGATGAGGGTCTTGAGGGGCTGGTCATTCCCGACTTCCACCTCGTTGACCAGTTCGGAAAGCCGGTTGACCAAACGATCTTCGACGGACGTATCACGATTCTCGATTTCTCCTTCACGAACTGCCCCTTCGTCTGTCCCGGCATGAACGCGGCCATGCTGATGCTCCAGTCACAATTGGTCGGAACTTCTGTCCGCTTTGCTTCAATCAGTGTTGACCCGCGGAATGACGTCCCTGAGGTGCTCAAGGCGCACGCTGACAAAATCGGTGTTGACCATGCACGCTGGACGTGGCTGACAGGCGAAGAAGCCGAGATCAAGCGGATCGTCTCCGAGAGTCTCAAGTTCGAGCTGCAGGACGATCCTTCTCGGCCGATCACCCTTGCCGACGGCAGCGTGATGAACAACATCATCCATCCGTCGCGGCTCTTTCTCATCGGACCGGAGAGACAGTTGCTCGCCCTCTACCCGTTCAGCGACATGAGCGCACTCGACGCGCTCAAACGCCGCGCAGAATCCGGGGCACGGATGGTTCAGAAGCGCTAG
- a CDS encoding ABC transporter ATP-binding protein, with protein sequence MQADRSNPTPQHSQHESESCRQPLELSGITRVYGRARDKAKSKEIGPVSLTIERGSFVALLGPNGSGKSTLLRILSLSDTPNSGRIRCAGIDPHESRASHRAYRSALGVAFQSPGLDRLLTVRENLVLAGAISELKPEAARDRITSLSTRLGIADRLDDRVSTLSGGLIRRVDLCRAMLARPSLLLLDEPTAGLDLLAREEFMRLLAREMDSIDPRPTTIMATHMMDEAEGADRVVMMHRGKVVADGSPEELRDRVAKRRLRIWIRSESDSTLAARCLAAAPQQLIQREAGATTTRDICIGLHEECAWLAGVISSLSESGLSFELSTPTLGDAYVLATGESLTQVSDTSPDLGPEASS encoded by the coding sequence ATGCAAGCCGATCGTTCCAACCCTACCCCGCAACACTCACAGCACGAGAGTGAGAGTTGCCGCCAGCCGTTGGAACTCAGCGGCATCACACGGGTGTATGGACGAGCCCGCGACAAGGCGAAGTCGAAAGAGATCGGTCCTGTCTCACTCACCATCGAGCGGGGCTCGTTCGTCGCGCTCCTCGGCCCGAATGGCTCGGGAAAGTCCACGCTCTTGCGCATCCTCTCGCTCAGCGACACACCGAATTCCGGGCGGATCCGATGCGCGGGAATCGATCCCCATGAGAGCAGAGCTTCTCATCGCGCCTACAGGTCCGCGCTCGGCGTTGCCTTTCAGTCACCTGGCCTTGACCGGCTGCTGACTGTTCGTGAGAACCTTGTGCTGGCGGGCGCAATCAGCGAGCTCAAGCCGGAGGCCGCCCGCGACCGCATCACCTCGCTCAGCACGCGGCTCGGCATCGCGGATCGGCTCGACGATCGCGTGTCGACGCTGTCCGGCGGCCTGATTCGACGAGTGGATCTCTGCCGGGCGATGCTCGCGAGGCCCTCCCTGTTGCTGCTCGATGAGCCGACGGCCGGACTCGATCTCTTGGCGAGAGAGGAGTTCATGCGGCTGCTTGCGCGTGAGATGGACTCGATCGACCCTCGTCCGACAACGATCATGGCCACCCACATGATGGACGAGGCCGAAGGCGCCGATCGTGTGGTGATGATGCACCGCGGGAAGGTGGTCGCGGATGGAAGCCCGGAAGAACTGCGAGATCGCGTCGCGAAGCGTCGCCTGCGAATCTGGATCCGAAGCGAATCGGACAGCACTCTCGCGGCCCGGTGCCTCGCCGCAGCCCCACAACAACTGATTCAACGCGAGGCAGGAGCGACAACAACGAGAGACATTTGCATCGGGCTGCACGAGGAGTGTGCATGGCTCGCCGGGGTCATCAGCTCGTTGAGCGAATCGGGATTGTCGTTCGAGCTCTCCACCCCCACTCTCGGAGACGCATATGTCCTTGCCACAGGGGAGTCGCTGACGCAGGTATCCGACACTTCGCCTGATCTCGGCCCGGAGGCATCGTCATGA
- a CDS encoding ABC transporter permease, translating into MNAISALVGREFTRFLRQPSRIAASIGTPAMIWVFLASGFADAIGSNEGVSYTVTLAPAMAALTIVFASIFGAISLIEDRQSGFLQAALVSPARRELIAFSKVISGSVVAFAHGAVLILPVAFIEPQIGLVQVAGSLVPLACIAVGINGLGLALAWRVDSISGFHGVMNLVLMPMWLLSGGLFPLETSSAWLRVVALANPLSWPIRTIQGVFATARPSEPWWLLWSATIMFAVAGLLAASVTIGRGRRQR; encoded by the coding sequence ATGAACGCGATCTCCGCGCTTGTCGGGCGCGAGTTCACCCGATTCCTGCGCCAGCCCTCTCGCATCGCTGCCAGCATAGGCACTCCAGCCATGATCTGGGTCTTTCTTGCCTCCGGCTTTGCGGATGCGATCGGAAGTAATGAGGGTGTGTCGTACACCGTGACCCTTGCGCCGGCGATGGCGGCTCTCACCATCGTGTTCGCATCGATCTTCGGTGCGATCTCCCTGATCGAGGATCGCCAGTCCGGTTTTCTGCAGGCGGCACTCGTGAGCCCTGCCCGGCGCGAGCTGATTGCGTTCTCGAAGGTCATCTCGGGTTCAGTCGTTGCGTTCGCTCATGGCGCGGTGCTGATTCTCCCCGTGGCATTCATCGAACCTCAGATCGGGCTCGTTCAAGTGGCGGGCTCGCTGGTCCCGCTCGCGTGCATCGCTGTCGGTATCAACGGGCTCGGGCTCGCACTCGCGTGGCGTGTCGATTCGATCTCGGGCTTTCATGGGGTGATGAATCTTGTGCTGATGCCGATGTGGCTGCTCTCGGGCGGCCTCTTCCCGCTTGAGACTTCATCCGCCTGGCTGCGTGTGGTCGCCCTCGCGAATCCGCTCTCATGGCCGATCCGAACGATACAAGGCGTGTTTGCGACGGCGCGGCCATCTGAGCCGTGGTGGCTGCTCTGGAGCGCTACGATCATGTTCGCCGTCGCGGGGCTACTTGCCGCGAGTGTGACCATCGGCCGAGGCCGTCGCCAACGATGA
- the cyoE gene encoding heme o synthase, whose translation MTQHPSTITSKLDSVGGAVVVPRSFWSAIVATTKPGITRLVTITALVGFAMAALGRGWTSPELVLALCGCTIGTFLSAAGANALNQWLERDRDARMPRTAMRPIPAGQITASAVRTAGLSLCALGLLTLWLTVGMIPMLVSLACMLSYILAYTPLKTRTVLATLVGTIPGSLPPLIGWTSAGAVSGDVLAPGGVSLFVLMTIWQLPHFWAIAWLYREDYAHGGYRVLPMIDPSGRKTAAAIVLTSIALLPATLWPAWAMPELLGALYMSVAGVTGLAFLALALSMARDRSRKSARRLFLASIIHLPLLLIAMVLDAFVHAFL comes from the coding sequence TTGACACAGCACCCTTCCACGATCACGAGCAAGCTCGACAGCGTTGGTGGCGCAGTCGTTGTGCCGCGCTCATTCTGGAGTGCAATCGTCGCGACGACCAAGCCGGGCATCACCCGTCTCGTGACGATTACAGCACTCGTGGGCTTTGCGATGGCCGCCCTCGGCCGCGGATGGACCTCGCCGGAACTCGTCCTCGCTCTTTGCGGCTGTACGATCGGGACGTTTCTCTCTGCCGCTGGCGCGAACGCCCTCAACCAGTGGCTTGAACGTGATCGCGACGCGCGCATGCCCCGCACAGCGATGCGTCCGATTCCTGCTGGTCAGATCACCGCATCGGCAGTTCGAACGGCGGGCTTATCACTCTGCGCTCTCGGGCTGCTCACGCTATGGCTCACAGTCGGCATGATCCCCATGCTGGTGTCGCTCGCGTGCATGCTCTCGTACATTCTCGCGTACACGCCACTGAAGACGCGCACCGTGCTAGCAACGCTGGTCGGCACGATCCCGGGTTCGCTCCCTCCCTTGATCGGCTGGACGAGCGCGGGGGCTGTGAGCGGAGACGTGCTGGCACCCGGGGGTGTCTCGCTCTTTGTCCTCATGACGATCTGGCAGTTGCCGCACTTCTGGGCGATTGCGTGGCTCTACCGCGAGGACTATGCCCACGGCGGCTATCGCGTGTTGCCGATGATCGATCCGAGCGGTCGTAAGACGGCAGCGGCCATCGTTCTGACTTCGATCGCTCTTCTGCCGGCGACACTCTGGCCGGCTTGGGCGATGCCGGAACTCCTCGGAGCGTTGTACATGAGCGTGGCCGGGGTGACCGGACTGGCGTTCCTCGCGCTGGCGCTCAGCATGGCACGGGACCGCTCGCGGAAGTCCGCTCGACGTCTCTTCCTTGCATCGATTATTCACTTGCCCCTGCTGCTCATCGCAATGGTGCTGGATGCGTTTGTGCACGCGTTCCTCTGA
- the tilS gene encoding tRNA lysidine(34) synthetase TilS, translating into MSDAAPRGAISRDPAVRRIIATHRELTHRCSGIDRDAERGTLVACSGGADSVALAVALSCVSIPITIGHVRHDIRPDHETAADRDHALKVAETLGVRFVEAAISVRGLPGNAESNARHARYAALADMAAAGGLAFVAAAHHADDVLETILMRLMRGAGPSGLAGPAPARRIGLASSRAGRTIWLLRPMLGVGRADAERICRLANDGRGFSWVTDQTNTDLRLLRNAVRARVAPILKELAPGVEIRASRAAELMRETAGVLDDRADQILKAAVRSPDSVIVPRVLLAGERGVVVGAVIRRVISDLTRGRFLDRIRAAELSRLIRAIRDGKGGSREFGWGRNSGVRVTVERDGVVIEARGDKSGSETDCARRPLRT; encoded by the coding sequence GGTTCGGCGGATCATCGCGACCCACCGAGAGCTCACGCACCGGTGTTCAGGGATCGACCGCGACGCTGAGAGGGGCACACTTGTCGCATGTTCAGGCGGCGCTGACTCTGTCGCGCTCGCCGTGGCTCTTTCGTGCGTGTCGATCCCGATCACCATCGGGCATGTTCGCCACGACATCAGGCCCGATCATGAGACCGCTGCCGACCGGGATCATGCCCTCAAGGTCGCTGAAACACTCGGAGTTCGCTTTGTTGAGGCGGCAATCTCCGTGCGAGGTCTCCCGGGTAATGCCGAGTCGAACGCGCGGCATGCGAGATACGCCGCGCTCGCGGACATGGCGGCGGCGGGCGGCCTTGCGTTTGTTGCGGCAGCACATCACGCGGATGACGTGCTCGAGACCATCCTTATGCGATTGATGCGAGGTGCCGGGCCCAGCGGACTCGCAGGACCCGCGCCCGCACGCAGGATCGGACTCGCGAGTTCTCGTGCCGGGCGCACGATCTGGCTTCTTCGTCCCATGCTCGGCGTCGGACGGGCAGACGCTGAGCGGATCTGCCGTCTGGCGAATGATGGGCGAGGGTTCTCGTGGGTCACGGATCAGACCAACACCGACCTCCGATTACTCAGGAACGCGGTCCGTGCGCGGGTCGCCCCGATCCTGAAAGAGCTTGCGCCGGGTGTCGAGATCAGGGCGAGCAGAGCCGCCGAACTGATGCGGGAAACCGCTGGCGTTCTGGATGATCGTGCCGACCAGATCCTGAAGGCCGCTGTCCGCTCACCGGATTCGGTCATCGTGCCTCGTGTGTTGCTCGCAGGGGAACGAGGCGTGGTCGTCGGGGCGGTCATCCGGCGCGTGATCAGCGACTTGACTCGTGGACGATTCCTGGATCGGATTCGAGCGGCCGAGCTCAGCAGACTCATCCGAGCGATCAGGGACGGTAAAGGGGGGTCACGGGAGTTTGGCTGGGGCAGGAACTCAGGGGTTCGTGTGACCGTCGAGCGAGATGGCGTTGTCATCGAAGCAAGAGGAGACAAGAGTGGGAGCGAAACGGATTGTGCTCGTAGGCCACTGCGGACCTGA